One window of the Nothobranchius furzeri strain GRZ-AD chromosome 3, NfurGRZ-RIMD1, whole genome shotgun sequence genome contains the following:
- the ppp4r2b gene encoding serine/threonine-protein phosphatase 4 regulatory subunit 2-B: MEIDSLEEALRDFDKKAKKEPTPLLEQFLCHVAKSGQTMVQWSQFKSYFLFKLEKVMDDFKASAPEQRGPANPNVESVPFEDMKERILKIVEGYNGIPFTIQRLCELLTEPKRNYTGTDKFLRGVEKNVRVVSCVHPTAEKNGCSAVNRMNGVMLPGNTSAFTERKVNGPGTPRPLNRPKVSLATSLAANGLPDSTDNTDLNTELEDGKDTSEVSRSEGSPGSAVKNKHSDEEEDTEAEHREVKRLKFGKNEDEDDDEEEEEQQEVDTLRPSDSACLSKEAEAMVQEDEEEDKSLSEESSSAAAPEEQEPTSSTQAEMCTGSDPEEEEDEEEEEEEPPVEKEVPCGSEEEGSDMDQQEASEGVQERSETSRDSEESSSDPVSSSSSSSSNSSCSIEEGADGTPAPSSSTTQPPTEGAVGSATSHTGTTEEPMEQD, translated from the exons ATGGAAATTGACTCGCTTGAAGAGGCGCTGAGAG ATTTTGATAAAAAAGCAAAAAAGGAGCCAACCCCTCTTTTGGAGCAGTTTTTATGCCATGTTGCCAAAAGTGGACAGACCAT GGTTCAGTGGTCTCAGTTCAAGAGCTACTTCTTGTTTAAGTTGGAGAAGGTGATGGATGACTTCAAAGCCTCCGCTCCTGAGCAAAGAGGACCTGCAAATCCGAATGTGGAGTCTGTTCCATTTGAGGACATGAAGGAAAGGATCTTAAAGATTGTGGAAGGATACAATGG AATTCCTTTCACAATCCAGCGCTTGTGTGAGCTACTCACAGAGCCCAAACGGAACTACACGGGAACAGACAAGTTTCTCCGGGGGGTGGAGAAG AATGTGAGGGTGGTAAGCTGTGTCCACCCGACTGCAGA GAAGAATGGCTGCAGTGCTGTGAACAGGATGAATGGAGTGATGCTTCCAGGAAACACATCAGCGTTTACAGAGAG GAAAGTGAACGGTCCGGGAACTCCCCGGCCGCTGAACAGACCAAAGGTTTCTCTGGCCACCTCACTAGCAGCTAACGGTCTACCAGACAGCACGGACAACACGGACCTCAACACGGAGCTGGAGGACGGCAAAGACACGAG CGAGGTTTCACGTTCAGAAGGCTCCCCTGGGAGTGCTGTGAAGAACAAACACtctgatgaggaggaggacaCAGAAGCCGAACACCGAGAAGTAAAAAGACTAAAGTTCGGCAAGAAtgaggatgaagatgatgatgaggaggaggaggagcagcaggaggtgGACACACTTAGGCCTTCAGACAGTGCTTGCCTCTCAAAAGAAGCAGAGGCCATGGTCCaagaggatgaagaggaggataAGAGTTTGAGCGAAGAATCCAGCTCTGCTGCAGCCCCTGAAGAGCAAG AACCAACAAGCAGCACACAGGCTGAGATGTGCACGGGCTCGGAtccggaggaggaggaagacgaggaggaagaggaggaggagccgCCGGTGGAGAAGGAGGTGCCATGTGGCTCTGAAGAGGAAGGCAGTGACATGGATCAGCAGGAGGCATCTGAAGGTGTCCAGGAGAGGTCTGAGACCAGCAGGGACAGTGAGGAGAGCAGCAGTGACccagtcagcagcagcagcagcagtagcagcaaCAGCAGCTGTAGCATAGAAGAGGGGGCGGACGGGACTCCCGCTCCCTCCAGCAGTACCACCCAACCTCCTACAGAGGGCGCCGTGGGAAGTGCCACCTCACACACTGGGACCACTGAGGAGCCAATGGAGCAGGACTAG